Part of the Caulifigura coniformis genome, GCGAGTCCGCCAAAGAGGTAGTAGAGACCTGGAATCACCAGCACGCCAATGACAGTGCCGATCAGCATTCCGCCGACCGCAGTCGTTCCGATGGTGCGGTTGCCGATGGCGCCCGGTCCGGTGGCGCGGACGAGCGGAATCAGGCCGGCAATGAAGGCGAAGGAGGTCATCAGGATGGGCCGGAATCTCAACTGTCCGCCCTCGATCGCCGCCTCTTTCAGGCTGATCCCTTCCCGGTGCCTTTGCACGGCGAATTCGACGATCAGAATCGCGTTTTTGCCCAGCAGTCCCACCAGCATGACAAGCCCGATCTGGGCATAGACGTCGTTCGCCAGCCCCATGGACTCCAGGAAGACGAACGATCCGAAGATTCCCACGGGCAGCGAAATGATGACCGCCAGCGGCAGGATGAAACTCTCATACTGCCCGACGAGCACGAGGTACACGAAGATCACAACGATCAGGAAGATGTAAACCGCCGTGTTGCCCTTGTTGGCTTCATCGTACGAGAGGCCTTCCCAACCGATGTCATAACCGTGCGGCAGCGTCTGTGCGGCGACTTCCTTGATTGCCTTGATCGCTTCGCCCGTGCTGTAACCCTTCGCCGGCGCCCCTTGAATCGCTGCCGACGGATAGAGGTTGTAGCGGTTGATTTCGTTCAGCCCCTGCCGCTTCTTGAGCTGCATGAACGCCGAGTAGGGAACCATTTCCCCGCCTTCGTTCTTGACGAAGATATTGTCGAAGTCTTCGGGGAACCTTCGGAACTCGGGGGACGCCTGGACGTACACCTTGAAGAACTGGCCGAACCGGACGAAGCCCTGCTCCCAGGTACTGCCGATCACGATGGAGAGGTTGTCCATCGCGTTCTTGATCGTCACCCCTTTCTGCATGGCGATGTCGTTGTCGATCACCAGTTCATACTGCGGATAGTTGCTGGCGAAGAACGTGAACAGGCCCTTCACTTCCTTACGCTTCGCGAGCGCCTCGAGGAATTTGTCGGTTGCTTCCCCCAGGGCCTGGTAGTTCGTGGTATTCGTCTTGTCGAGCACGCGCAGCGAGAACCCGCCGGCCGCTCCGAAGCCCGGAACCGCAGGAGGCTCGAAGAACTCCAGTTTCACGTTCGAGATCTTGCGGCCTCTCTTCTCCAGTTCTTCGATGATCTGCCGTGACGTCAGTTTGCGCTGCGACCACGGTTTCAGGTTGATGAGGCATGTTCCGGCGTTGGAGCCGCGTCCCTCGGTCAACACTTCGTAACCCGCGAGCGAGGAGATCGAGGCGATCCCGTCGACCCCTTTGGCCGCCTCCTGCAGTTCGTGCGATTTGGCGTTCGTGTATTCGAGCGTCGAGCCCGGAGGCGTCTGGATGATGCCGTAGATCATTCCCTGGTCTTCCAGCGGGATGAATCCTGTCGGCAGCACCAGGTTGACGCAGTAGATCGCGACGCTGAACCCGGCCACGAGCCCCAGGGTCAGCACGCGGCGCGTCACGATCGGCCGCAGGAAGGCGGCGTATCCCAGAGTCACCCTGTTGATGAACCTGTCAAAGAGCCCGATGAGGATCGCGATGGGACCGCGGAACTTCTTCTTCTGCGTGGAGTGAGGCTTGAGAATCATCGCGCACAGGACCGGTGTGAGCGTCAAAGCCACGACGCCGGAGAGCACGATCGACATGGCCATGGTCAGGCCGAATTGCCGGTAGAAGACGCCGACCGGTCCTGACATGAACGTCACGGGGATGAACACGGCAGTCATCACGAGGGTAATGGCGATGATCGCGCCGCTGATCTCGTTCATCACTTCTTTCGTCGCCCGGTAAGGCGACAGGTGTTTTTCGTGCATCTTCGCATGCACGGCTTCCACCACCACGATCGCGTCGTCGACCACCACCCCGATCGCGAGCACGAGCGCAAACAGCGTGATCAGGTTGATCGACAACCCGAACATCAGCATGAAGAAGAACGTTCCGATCAGCGATACGGGCACGGCGAGCGTCGGAATGAGGGTCGACCGCCAGTCTCCCAGGAAGAGGAACACGACGAGGGCCACCAGCACGAACGCCTCGAACAGCGTATGCAGCACCTGTTCGATCGAGGCCTCCAGGAACGCGGAGACGTCGTAGCTCACTTCGAAGTCCATGCCCGGGGGGAACATCTCCGCCTTGGCTTCTTTGAGCTTCTCTTTCACTTCCTCGATGATCGTCGCCGCATTGGTGCCAGGCAGTTGCTTGAGCACGATGGCGGCGGAGGCGTGGCCATCGATGTCGGAGTAGAGGTCGTAGAACGACGAGCCGAGTTCCACGCTCGCCACGTCCTTCAGCCGCAGGATTTCGCCGTTGGGCTTGGCCTTGAGGATGATGTTGGCGTACTGCTCGGGCTTGTTATAGCGCCCGACATACGTCAGCACGTATTCCACCGTCTGCGACGTCTTGCCGGTCGCCTGTCCCAGGCGTCCGGGCGACCCGATCATGCTCTGCTCGGACACCGCCTTCATCACGTCGTCGGCCGACAGGTTGTAGGCCCGCATGCGTTCGAGGTTGAGCTCGATGCGCATGGCGTAGGCGCGGTTGCCCAGGATATTGGCGCTGCCGATGCCGCGGGTCCGCCGGATTTCCGGCAGCAGGTTGACCGTGACGTAGTTGTAGAGAAAGTTCTGGTCGAGAGCTTTGTCCTTACTGTAGACGTTCACGTACATCAGCATGCTCGTCATGGCCTGCTGAACGATGATGCCCTCCAGCTCCACGATCTTGGGGAGCCGGTTCTTCACGATCTGGATGCGGTTGTTCACGTTGAGCACGGCCACGTTGGGGTCCGTGCCCGGCTCGAAGATGATCTGGATCGCACCTTCGCCGGCGCTGGTCGCCGCGGAAGCCATGTACCGCATGTCCTGGACGCCGTTGATCGCCTGCTCGAGGATCACGAGCACCGAGTCGGTGAGCACTTCGGCGCTGGCTCCCGGATAGGAAACCGCGACGATCACGCTGGGCGGCGCCACATTCGGAAACTGGGAGATCGGCAGCG contains:
- a CDS encoding efflux RND transporter permease subunit, which gives rise to MFSQILHRPALAIVISLIILFLGGLAINTLPISQFPNVAPPSVIVAVSYPGASAEVLTDSVLVILEQAINGVQDMRYMASAATSAGEGAIQIIFEPGTDPNVAVLNVNNRIQIVKNRLPKIVELEGIIVQQAMTSMLMYVNVYSKDKALDQNFLYNYVTVNLLPEIRRTRGIGSANILGNRAYAMRIELNLERMRAYNLSADDVMKAVSEQSMIGSPGRLGQATGKTSQTVEYVLTYVGRYNKPEQYANIILKAKPNGEILRLKDVASVELGSSFYDLYSDIDGHASAAIVLKQLPGTNAATIIEEVKEKLKEAKAEMFPPGMDFEVSYDVSAFLEASIEQVLHTLFEAFVLVALVVFLFLGDWRSTLIPTLAVPVSLIGTFFFMLMFGLSINLITLFALVLAIGVVVDDAIVVVEAVHAKMHEKHLSPYRATKEVMNEISGAIIAITLVMTAVFIPVTFMSGPVGVFYRQFGLTMAMSIVLSGVVALTLTPVLCAMILKPHSTQKKKFRGPIAILIGLFDRFINRVTLGYAAFLRPIVTRRVLTLGLVAGFSVAIYCVNLVLPTGFIPLEDQGMIYGIIQTPPGSTLEYTNAKSHELQEAAKGVDGIASISSLAGYEVLTEGRGSNAGTCLINLKPWSQRKLTSRQIIEELEKRGRKISNVKLEFFEPPAVPGFGAAGGFSLRVLDKTNTTNYQALGEATDKFLEALAKRKEVKGLFTFFASNYPQYELVIDNDIAMQKGVTIKNAMDNLSIVIGSTWEQGFVRFGQFFKVYVQASPEFRRFPEDFDNIFVKNEGGEMVPYSAFMQLKKRQGLNEINRYNLYPSAAIQGAPAKGYSTGEAIKAIKEVAAQTLPHGYDIGWEGLSYDEANKGNTAVYIFLIVVIFVYLVLVGQYESFILPLAVIISLPVGIFGSFVFLESMGLANDVYAQIGLVMLVGLLGKNAILIVEFAVQRHREGISLKEAAIEGGQLRFRPILMTSFAFIAGLIPLVRATGPGAIGNRTIGTTAVGGMLIGTVIGVLVIPGLYYLFGGLADKGQLIQDESDEPLSELLEHHPAAAGHERTSDAPR